From one Brevundimonas sp. PAMC22021 genomic stretch:
- the fliG gene encoding flagellar motor switch protein FliG encodes MAKLVTKKAAVEDANKLTGPEKAAVILLALGEDHTQLWERLDDEEVKEISQAMATLGTVTAEAVEALMIEFVSGLAGSGAVMGSYEQTQRLLAAFLPEDRVAGLMEEIRGPAGRTMWDKLGNVNEAVLANYLKNEYPQTVAVVLSKVRSDHAARVLTALPEDFALECVQRMLRMEPVQREILDKIEQTLRTEFMSNLARTSKRDSHEMMADIFNSFDRQTEARFIGALEERNRDAAERIRALMFVFEDLSKLDPGGVQTLLRAVEKDQLGLALKGASESLREMFFSNMSERASKIMREDMESMGPVRLKDVDNAQMAMVQVAKDLAARGDIMLAGQGQDDELIY; translated from the coding sequence ATGGCCAAGCTCGTCACCAAGAAGGCGGCGGTCGAGGACGCCAACAAGCTGACGGGGCCGGAGAAGGCCGCCGTGATCCTGCTGGCGCTGGGCGAGGACCACACCCAGCTGTGGGAGCGGCTGGACGACGAGGAGGTCAAGGAAATCTCCCAGGCCATGGCCACGCTCGGCACCGTCACGGCGGAAGCCGTCGAGGCGCTGATGATCGAGTTCGTCTCCGGCCTGGCTGGCTCGGGCGCGGTGATGGGCTCCTATGAGCAGACGCAAAGGCTGCTGGCCGCCTTCTTGCCGGAAGACCGCGTCGCCGGCCTGATGGAAGAGATTCGCGGTCCCGCCGGTCGCACCATGTGGGACAAGCTCGGCAATGTGAACGAGGCCGTTCTCGCCAACTATCTGAAGAACGAATATCCGCAGACGGTCGCGGTGGTGTTGTCCAAGGTGCGCTCCGATCACGCGGCGCGCGTGCTGACAGCCCTGCCCGAAGACTTCGCGCTGGAATGCGTCCAGCGGATGCTGCGCATGGAGCCGGTGCAGCGCGAAATCCTCGACAAGATCGAGCAGACGCTTCGCACCGAATTCATGTCCAACCTGGCCCGCACCTCCAAGCGCGACAGCCACGAGATGATGGCCGACATCTTCAACAGCTTCGACCGTCAGACCGAGGCGCGCTTCATCGGCGCGCTGGAAGAGCGCAACCGCGACGCCGCCGAGCGCATCCGCGCCTTGATGTTCGTGTTCGAGGACCTGTCCAAGCTGGACCCCGGCGGTGTCCAGACGCTGCTGCGCGCGGTTGAAAAGGACCAGCTGGGCCTGGCGCTGAAGGGCGCCTCGGAATCGCTGCGCGAAATGTTCTTCTCCAATATGAGCGAGCGCGCCTCCAAGATCATGCGCGAGGACATGGAGTCGATGGGGCCGGTGCGCCTCAAGGACGTCGACAACGCCCAGATGGCCATGGTGCAGGTCGCCAAGGACCTGGCCGCGCGCGGCGACATCATGCTGGCCGGCCAGGGCCAGGACGACGAGCTGATCTACTGA
- a CDS encoding flagellar assembly protein FlbE yields MTPRPFIFDTEFDASGEVVTPSAWKPAKRTYLPAEVDALVAQARLEARHQALDEVENLRAMALNAVAQSVAQAMPALQSAAQAHREQSADLALAAARAIAGSALDRYPLAPLKAALEMLAQEIDASPRLVIRASGLDEAARETITDAAASGGFTGVIAFRDEPGLSAAAFQLEWADGRAEHDPSASAARVTEALTAALAAEAGHAEPLSSARSAY; encoded by the coding sequence ATGACCCCTCGTCCCTTCATCTTCGACACCGAGTTCGACGCCTCCGGCGAGGTCGTCACCCCGTCCGCCTGGAAGCCAGCCAAGCGCACCTATCTGCCCGCCGAGGTCGACGCCCTGGTCGCGCAAGCCCGGCTGGAGGCGCGTCATCAGGCGCTGGACGAGGTCGAGAACCTGCGCGCCATGGCCCTGAACGCGGTGGCGCAGAGCGTGGCGCAGGCCATGCCGGCGCTTCAGTCGGCGGCCCAGGCGCACCGCGAGCAGTCCGCCGACCTGGCGCTCGCCGCCGCGCGCGCCATCGCCGGCTCGGCGCTGGATCGCTATCCGCTGGCGCCGCTGAAGGCCGCGCTGGAGATGCTGGCGCAGGAGATCGACGCCTCGCCGCGCCTGGTGATCCGCGCCTCCGGCCTGGACGAGGCCGCCCGCGAGACCATCACCGACGCTGCCGCGTCCGGAGGCTTCACCGGCGTCATCGCCTTCCGTGACGAGCCCGGCCTGTCCGCCGCTGCGTTTCAACTGGAATGGGCGGATGGCCGCGCCGAGCATGACCCCTCAGCCTCCGCTGCCCGCGTGACCGAAGCCCTGACGGCGGCGCTGGCCGCCGAGGCCGGCCACGCCGAACCGCTTTCCTCCGCCCGGAGCGCCTACTGA
- the fliN gene encoding flagellar motor switch protein FliN, with protein MSDTFALEEFGDSTALATTDAPGDKTAADLAPVFDVPVNISAVLGKSHMSVAQLLKLNKGSVLELDRKVGEAIDIFVNNRLVARGEVVVIDDRLGVTMTEIIKTEETGA; from the coding sequence ATGTCCGACACCTTCGCCCTGGAAGAATTCGGCGACTCGACCGCCCTGGCCACGACGGACGCGCCCGGCGACAAGACGGCCGCCGACCTGGCCCCCGTGTTCGACGTGCCGGTCAATATCTCGGCGGTGCTGGGCAAGTCGCACATGTCGGTCGCCCAGCTGCTGAAGCTCAACAAGGGTTCGGTGCTGGAGCTGGACCGCAAGGTCGGCGAGGCCATCGACATCTTCGTCAACAACCGCCTGGTCGCGCGCGGCGAGGTCGTCGTGATCGACGACCGCCTGGGCGTCACCATGACGGAAATCATCAAGACCGAGGAAACGGGCGCCTGA
- a CDS encoding sigma-54-dependent Fis family transcriptional regulator, whose protein sequence is MRLLVVGRLSGQLATAVKMAMAHGAQVNHVERADQATEQLRRGQGADLLMVDYRLDIASLISANENERITVPVVAFGVDADAREAAAAIKAGAKEFIPLPPDADLIAAVLSAVADDEKPMISADPSMKAVIGLADQVARSEASILITGESGVGKEVMARYLHQNSRRAEKPFISVNCAAIPDNLLESELFGHEKGAFTGAVARRIGKFEEADGGTLLLDEVTEMDARLQAKLLRAIQERVIDRVGGSKPVSVNIRIIATSNRDLNRAVSEGVFREDLLYRLNVVNLRLPSLRERPGDISVLADHFVKKYAAANGVAPRPLSTDARRAVVAHRWPGNVRELENAMHRAVLLAVGPEIDADAIRLPDGRPLQTIPGSAAAPQPVASTYDAGPAGRAAQAADAVTRSFVGQTVAAMEKTLILDTLSHCLGNRTHAANILGISIRTLRNKLNEYADEGTPIPAPQSGVAAGYAA, encoded by the coding sequence ATGCGGCTTCTGGTGGTGGGCAGGCTTTCGGGCCAGCTGGCGACGGCGGTGAAGATGGCCATGGCGCACGGCGCCCAGGTCAACCATGTCGAGCGCGCGGATCAGGCGACCGAGCAACTGCGGCGCGGGCAGGGGGCCGACCTGCTGATGGTCGACTATCGCCTGGATATCGCCTCGCTGATCTCGGCCAACGAGAATGAGCGGATCACCGTGCCGGTGGTGGCATTTGGCGTCGACGCCGACGCCCGCGAGGCCGCCGCCGCCATCAAGGCCGGCGCCAAGGAGTTCATCCCCCTGCCGCCGGACGCCGACCTGATCGCGGCGGTGCTGTCGGCGGTGGCCGACGACGAAAAGCCGATGATCTCGGCCGATCCGTCGATGAAGGCGGTGATCGGCCTGGCCGACCAGGTCGCGCGCTCGGAAGCCTCCATCCTGATCACCGGCGAAAGCGGCGTCGGCAAGGAGGTGATGGCCCGCTATCTGCACCAGAACTCGCGCCGGGCGGAAAAGCCGTTCATCAGCGTCAACTGCGCCGCCATCCCCGACAACCTGCTGGAATCCGAACTGTTCGGACATGAGAAGGGCGCCTTCACCGGCGCCGTGGCGCGTCGCATCGGCAAGTTCGAGGAAGCGGACGGCGGCACCCTGCTGCTGGACGAAGTCACCGAGATGGACGCCCGGCTCCAGGCCAAGCTGCTGCGCGCGATCCAGGAGCGGGTGATCGACCGCGTGGGCGGCTCCAAGCCCGTGTCGGTCAACATCCGCATCATCGCCACATCGAACCGCGACCTGAACCGGGCCGTTTCGGAGGGCGTGTTCCGCGAGGACCTGCTGTACCGGCTGAACGTGGTCAACCTGCGCCTGCCGTCCCTGCGCGAAAGGCCGGGCGACATCTCTGTGCTGGCCGATCATTTCGTCAAGAAATACGCCGCCGCCAATGGCGTTGCGCCGCGTCCCCTGTCGACAGACGCCCGCCGCGCCGTGGTCGCCCACCGCTGGCCGGGCAATGTGCGCGAGCTGGAAAACGCCATGCACCGCGCAGTGCTGCTGGCGGTCGGGCCCGAGATCGACGCCGACGCCATCCGCCTGCCGGACGGCCGTCCGTTGCAGACGATCCCGGGCTCGGCGGCCGCGCCGCAGCCTGTCGCCTCCACCTATGACGCCGGACCCGCCGGACGCGCGGCGCAGGCCGCCGACGCCGTCACCCGTTCCTTTGTCGGCCAGACGGTGGCGGCGATGGAAAAGACCCTGATCCTGGACACCCTCAGCCACTGCCTGGGCAACCGCACCCATGCGGCCAACATCCTGGGCATCTCCATCCGCACGCTGCGCAACAAGCTGAACGAATACGCCGACGAGGGCACGCCCATTCCCGCGCCTCAATCCGGCGTCGCCGCCGGCTACGCGGCTTAA
- the bla gene encoding class A beta-lactamase, with product MTNRADRRGVLTGLVLLGLGACRRAPERRESAVQPPQPPAVIDLSDLERMHGGRIGLAASERRAVAWRGDERFSYCSTFKLFLAACVLERVSREQETLDRPVDVTAGDILPHSPTTEGAVGRTLTISELAQATVELSDNAAANILVREIGGLDVLRAWYRAMGDETTSIDRLEPELNVPDGVKDTTTANQTVQNLNWMEETYRPFTFQSPHRPLWDWLIDSPTGRGRIRAGVPNGWTVAHKTGTGPTGQTNDVGYAYAATELPVRIAVYYDAPESLAAEEREAVVAEATRRALAALGHAGPDDAPVEQGAAA from the coding sequence ATGACCAACCGCGCCGACCGCAGGGGCGTGCTGACCGGCCTCGTCCTTCTGGGGCTGGGCGCCTGCCGTCGCGCGCCCGAGCGGCGGGAATCGGCGGTGCAGCCGCCCCAGCCGCCGGCCGTGATCGACCTGTCGGATCTGGAGCGCATGCATGGCGGGCGCATCGGCCTGGCGGCGTCGGAACGGCGCGCGGTCGCCTGGCGCGGCGACGAGCGGTTCAGCTATTGCTCGACGTTCAAGCTGTTCCTGGCCGCCTGCGTGCTGGAGCGGGTCTCGCGCGAGCAGGAGACCCTGGATCGCCCCGTCGATGTCACGGCCGGGGACATCCTGCCCCATTCGCCGACGACCGAGGGGGCGGTCGGCCGGACCCTGACCATCTCCGAACTGGCCCAGGCCACGGTCGAGCTGTCGGACAACGCCGCCGCCAACATTCTGGTCCGCGAGATCGGCGGCCTGGACGTGCTGCGCGCCTGGTATCGCGCCATGGGCGACGAGACCACCTCCATCGACCGGCTGGAGCCCGAACTGAACGTCCCTGATGGCGTCAAGGACACCACGACCGCGAACCAGACGGTTCAGAACCTGAACTGGATGGAAGAAACCTACCGCCCCTTCACCTTCCAGTCGCCGCACCGGCCGCTTTGGGACTGGCTGATCGACAGTCCGACAGGCCGCGGACGCATTCGCGCCGGCGTGCCGAACGGCTGGACCGTGGCGCACAAGACGGGGACGGGGCCGACCGGCCAGACCAATGACGTCGGTTACGCCTATGCGGCCACCGAACTGCCGGTGCGGATCGCCGTCTACTACGACGCGCCCGAAAGCCTTGCGGCTGAAGAGCGCGAGGCGGTGGTCGCCGAGGCGACGCGGCGCGCGCTGGCGGCGCTCGGCCATGCCGGGCCTGACGACGCCCCGGTCGAACAGGGCGCCGCCGCGTGA